Below is a genomic region from Mustela lutreola isolate mMusLut2 chromosome 1, mMusLut2.pri, whole genome shotgun sequence.
ATCAATAGGAGAAAGCTTAACAGACAGATGAAACCACTCTCAGAAGCCACAAAGAACTCTAGAATGTGGATATCTGTGCAGAGAAGATTGAGCAAAAGGTCCAGATCACACATGAAGTGATCTATGATGTTAGGGCCATGGAAGGATAATGGGATGATAAAAAGGACTTGTATGGTTGCATGCAGGAAGACTCCCACCCACACCATTCTTGTTAGCAGGCCACAAACTCATCAATTCATGATGGTCATGTAGTGCAATGGCTTGCAGATAGCCACATAGCAGTCATACACCATCATAGTAAGCATGATATCATTGGCACCTCCAAAAAAAGTTCTCCAAATATTTGGGTAATATAGGCATTAAATGGGATGGTCTTCTTTTCAAAGAGTGAATCTAAGATCACTGTAGTGATATTGATAGAAGAATAGCAGGGATCAGTGAAGTAGAGAGAGGCCAGGGAAAAGGACATGGGAACCCTGACAATGGGCTGACAGTGATAAAGACCACAGTGAACACATTACCTACCACTGAGATAATATAGATAACCTGAACCACAAAAACATGATTTTCTGCATTTTTGGATTTTCTGTGAGGCCCAGTAGAACAAACCCTGTCAGGTTGTTCCTATTCTCCATCATTTCATATTGTGATTAATCGCATTACCTGGAAAAGAAATCCCCTTGATTAATGTAATCTTAACTTTATTAACCTTCTTcatcttataaataataaatgcataaattcTACTGAGTTGTGGATCTCATGCGGTTTTTGAGATAGAACGTAGTTTTGAGTTCTTGAAGAGCGTCAGTGTGCACATCATTGCCAGAGATGACAAAAAGCCtatcttgatgtagtcccactggCTCTTAATTCTAAAAATCATGGTGAGAAATGGGTGCCAAAATTATGAATATGGAGCTAGGAAATTTTCCTTTATCCTAAGGGAATGAGGACACATGGAAGATAATTGAGAGTGTGAGTGGAAGGATGAACAGGAGTTGGAGGAAGAGAGACTCTTACATGTAAGTCTGGTAAGAACTTTGTGTGCCTTGCTGAAGTCAGCTGAGGTTCAAGGGGATGCAAGCCAGTGACAGAAAGCCCAGTATCACCCTATTTATAACAGTTGCCAAAAAGTGTAACAGGGTGTTTCTTATGAGAATGTGACAGAAGTCTCCAGGAGCTACTACAAATGAATTGATAATACATATTGTTAACATTACAATagttaataaatgtgtttttaatgatTGATTGCTATGTGCATGGCATGGCAGTAACGTGTGTAGTTAGTATTATTTCATTCTTCAAGAATGAAGAAACAATTACAGAGATTAatggtaatagtaataataacataaACTAAAATTTACTAGACACTTCCTGTGCTATGGGTTTGCAGAAGTGTGGCTGTTTAATCCTCATTACAGGTCTATAAGATAATTATCACTATGAATTTATAATTCTTTCACAGTGTAGGAGATATGTACATAGAGAAGAACATAAGGATCCTGCCCAAGATGAAGCAGTTAATAAAGGGTAGAGCCAAGATTAGATCAAATTATACTAGTGACCTTTTTCCTGGAAATTTTTAGTCCTTTCCCTACATTGTTATGTTATAACACACAGTGTTGAACTAGTAATCTTTTGACAAGATCATCATACTTATAATGTCTCTAATGCTATTTCAGAAAAGTGTTCATGTGTTGCTTTTATTGGAGAGTACTTTTACCTTGGCCTCTGATGTGGCTCTGTTTCTTCCCTTCTCAATGTCCTTTCATGCTTGAGTTCCCAGATTTATGCACAATGTTGAAAATGACTACCACAGTGGTTAAGTGTACTGTATTGGTTTGAAAAGTCAGAAAGACAAAATTGGAATCTTGCTTTTGAacttgcaactttttttttttttttaatcctgggcACATTTCTTGGCATGATATACCCTTGCTTCCACATCTATAAAGTGAGAATGGTAATACAATTCTTTTTCTGAGATAAATTTTAGATACAATGAAATACAGATGTTCTAAGCCTATGGTTTGAttagttttgataaatgtatttttaataatttatttatttctcacagacaaagcacaagcagaaagagtggcagacagagggagaagcaagctcccaatgagcagagggcccaatgtggaactctatcccaggaccctgggatcatgatgtgagctgaaggcagaggcttaaatgactgagccacccaggtgtttgaATGAATGTATATAGTCACACACCATTAACAGATTCAACATTTCTTCACCCAGAAATTTCTGTCATACTCCTTTTTCAGTTAATTTCCTCCAATGCAACTATTaccctgatttctctttttttttttttttttaagattttatttatttctttgacagacagagatcataagtaggcagagaagcagtcagagagagaggaggagacaggctccctggtgagcagagagccccttgtggaactggatcccaggtctctgagatcatgacctgagccaaaggcagaggcttaagccactgagtcacccaggcgcccctctcactgTGTTTTAGTGTTGTCTATTCTTTAACTTCATGTAAATTTAATCACAACATTTACTCATAGTGCATGGTATCTTTTTTCTAGAATTTAACATATTGACATATATATCATTGGTCTACTACTTTTTGCTGAAGATTATTCCGTCTATCCTGTCAGATTCTGCCTTGCAAGTGCAGTGTATTTGAATTTAATGTAATTGTTAAATGTTAAATTGTTAAACATACAATTGTTAAATGTATGGGGAATAGTTCATCTTActgtagtttacttttttttgtttctctttaacttattttaattcttttatatgtTCTTCTGAGCTAATTGAGTAGATGACTTTTTCtaatattatattttctcttcttaacatattttcttaataattgactctatttttaaattttttatttttttttaattttttattttttataaacatatattttttataaacatatatttttatccccaggtctgtgaatcaccaggtttacacacttcacagcactcaccaaagcacataccctctatttttaaagcagtttcaggttcacagGAAAATTGAGCAGAAACTATGGAGATTTCCTTCATCTCTTCTGTGAAAAGGGACAAAATAGTAATTTTTCCAACAACATACAAATGTCCAGCAGGTACAACAAAGGGTGCTCAAcaacactcatcatcaggaaaatgcaaatcaaaatcataatgagataccactctgCATCTGTTGGAATGActactatcaaaaagacaagagataaaaatgctggtgaggatgtggagtaaaggGATCCCATGTATACTACTGATGGGCATATAAATTGATATAGTCATTATGGAGAAGAGTACAggtgttcctcaaaaaattgacaGTAGAACTACCATCCATCAATCCTGCTGTAAGATAGGATCTGAAATCATAATTGTGAAGGGCTCCCTATATTCCTAGGTTCATGAcatcattattcacagtagccaaagtaTGACCAAAACCTCACCCCTGACTGTCAGATCAACAGAGAAAATGTGAGATCTTTATTAATCAGacattaaaaagaggaaaactctgtcatttgcaataacaAATTGGAGCTGGATGAAGCTGGAGGACTTGAAATTAGTGAAACAAGAAagtcacagaaatagaaatatcgCATGATCTAATTTGTATGTGTAAATGATATAGTTTaattcacagaagcagagagtaaaatggtggttaccagaggccaGGGATTGGGAGAAATGGAGCGACATTGTCCCAAGGGTGCAAGGTTTCAGTTATgtagaattaataaattatagaGATCTAATATATACCATGGTGTGAGAGGCCACCgtaaggcttgagacgaggaccaaaccaggccctgacttatgcctcctttaaaggctgaatagccaACAAAAGGCTTAGGTTAGTAAAGTcaagtagcactgagaaagggtatGTGTTATGTGTTGTatgctcgcctacgtgacttcccacacattTGCTAGTCAGATAGATACGATTTGGTCGGGGTCATAAATTCTTGGCTGGTTCTTGCTGTCCTTGCACAGGCCATAGACTACACCATTGTAAGATTGTGCTGTGCTTACATAAACTATGTCTTGAGTAGCCTTGAAGTCAGTACATCTGGCGCTGGAGGGTCTGCTATTGGTGCTTGGGAAATAGATAATGGGAAAATGTGAAGGATTTTCTGTGCATGTTGCAAACTCTTTAGTAATCAGCTAAAAATGGAtattttcttatgattgtttctgttagctATATAATGCCTTGCTGCTGccttgaataaaattggcactatTGGACATCCTTCTTGGTgctcctcctgtccccatctctttgtctcttaatttcttttcaccatcctcttaccctcacattcCAGATCAATTTGTCGCACTGGCCATGACAGCATGGTCACTATAGTTAACCATACCATAATGTATACTTGGAATTAAAAAGAGGATAGATGTAAATTAAAtcttacacacatacatacacaaacacatgcaaTGGTAACTATATAGAGAAGATAGATGTACTAATTAGTTATATTGTGGTGATCTTTTCATATTATATGTATGTTAGAGAATCTATTTGTgcaactaaaatatatataaaacattttatgtcGGTATGCCAATTTGGGGACACTAGAGCAGTCCCTAGCTTCATAATaacccaaaaagcaaaaaagtagTGAGAACATTGAAAGCATggtattttaatgatttttttaaaatagtctttgaCAGGAGGAAACTATTGGCATTAAAAGTTTTCCACGTAATTAATGGGTAAgagcattaaaattaaaattgtatcttTTCACAGTTACTAAGGATGTGGAACGCTTGGATACACTGCAAGTAATGAAttctatttgttatttattttcaagtttttatttagattacagttagttaacatatagtgtaataggAGTTCCAGGTGTATAGTTTATAGATTCAACACTTACAGACCACACCAAGTGTTCATGACAACATGTGtattccttaatgcccatcacctatttaacccatctttCTAGCCCCCtccctctagtaaccatctgttttctatagttaagaacccatttcttgatttgctcccctccctctctttttccctgtactgatttttttcttaaattccacatgagtaaaatcatatggtatttgtctttcactgactgacttgttttgcttagcctCATATTCTCTACTTCAGACCTTGTCATTGCAAAgtgcaagatctcattctttttgatggctgaataatataccattacatatatataatgggtatatatatatatatatatatataatcacatctttatccattcatcattcaatGAAAATGGCAACTTGGGCTGTGTCCACAGttctattgtagataatgctgatATAAACATCAGGGGGTATGAATAactttaaattaacattttgtaCTCTCtgaaattaatgaatttaaaaattcattctataagCCTTGGAATGCACATATTCAATTCATGTGTTCTAATCTGTTCTGTTCACTATGAGCACCAACATTATCTTGAAAATTCTGACTTGTCAATCCACACTATCCCTTTAGTAGGAAAGCacaagaagagaaacaaagtgGCTTCCTGCTGCAAAAGCAGGTTCACTCTAAATCCATTAAGTAAAGACCTTCAAGTGTATATTTCTGAATGCCTCTGGTACTTTCTTTTATTCCACTGATAAAACAAAgcagtaaatgaaataatgtgattttttcctcccttcaaaTTGGATTCTACTTTTTTGTACTACAATCTCAGAAAATGTTTTATCTCTGTtgtattttaaattcatatttagtCTTTACAATATTTTTACTTCCCTCTACCTTAGAGTTGCACTATTCTCTTGTTGTAGTTCCTATATTCCAATCATATAAATTAGCTGAACATTTCCAGGCGTTTGTaatagtacatttaaaaaatctcatcCATAATGCTTTGATTGTCCTGATAGTCAAAGAAAACAATCAGAGAAACTGTTTATTTTtgtctaatattttattgatttttagtttttcatatttacatctttattttttaatttatttttatttattttcagcaaaacagtattcattgtttttgtaccacacccagtgttccatgtaatctgtgccctctctaaaacccaccacctggttcccccaacctcccactcccccaccacttaaaacccctcagattatttttcagagtccatagtctcttatggttcaccttcccttccaatttcccccaaatcccttctcctaactccccatgtccaccatgctatttgtcatgctccacaaataagtgaaaccatatgataattgactctctctgcttgacttatttcactcagcaaaatctcctccagtcctgtccatgttgctacaaaagttgggtattcatcctttctgatggaggcataatactccatagtgtatatggaccacatctttattatccattcgtctgttgaagggaatcttggttcttcccacaatTTGGCAACCATGGctattgctgctaaaaacattggggtacagagaaACTGTTTATGAAATAGAtgacatatagttttttttttttttttttaatctttttggcCTTTGGCTCACTCATGTGGAACTTATTAAGATAAACTAATGACATAATGAAAATAATCTCTAAAAGCAGAATGTTAGTTCCTTTGCTTTAAATGAGTTCAAATGAAAGCAGGGTACCTTACTTGAAATTTACTCTAGAGAGAATTACAGAACATAGATTACAGGCAATTCTTCACTTATGGATGCTCACTGTTGGACCAGTTGTGATTGTATAAATATCTTTCTCCTTATCAAACCAGAGCGTAGACTGAAATGTGAGGAGTATTTCATAATCAGCAATGTCAGAATTGAGCTCTCAGGAAAAGTAAGAACCAGGTTGATGACATGAGGGAAGCTACTAGTTTGAGGGCAGAAGTACAGAAATAAAGTAAGGAAATCAGGTGCATTGTAAGAGATTGAATTGGTTAAATAAGGATACACACCATTATACTTAATATCTATACAGATTATGGAATCAAAAGACCCCTCAATTCATCTCTTGCTTTCTGAGGTAGTTGTGATACGCCATAGCTTTCTCATGGCATTTTTCACTTCTGCATTCCTCAGTGTGTAGATGAATGGGTTGAGAAAAGGGGTCCCAATAGTATAAAATACAGTCACCATCTTGTCCATAGGGAAAGTGGTTGGGGGGCGTGCATATATGAATGTACATGGACCAAAGAATAAGATAACTACAATGATGTGAGAAATGCAAGTGGAGAgagcttttttcctcccttctgcacTGTGGTTTCTCAGTGAATGCAAGATGATAATGTATGAAATCATCAGGATCATAAAACTGCCTGTGCAAACAGTCCCACTGTTAGACACCCATTCTAGATTGATCAGATAGGTGTCCATGCATGCAAGTTTCAGCAAGGGCTGCAAATCACAGCAGTAATGATCAATCAAATTGGGTCCACAGAAAGGCAATTTCAAGGCTAGCAATATCTCAGCGATGGAATGAAAAAAAGCCCCTAACCATGCAATAATAATCAGGATGGTACAGAATTGCTGACTCATGATGGTTGAGTAATGTAAGGGCTTACAAATGGCCACATAGCGATCAATAGCCATGAGGATGAGAACAAAGACCTCCATTGTGCCAAAGAAATGTAGTGCAAAGACTTGAGTCATGCACTCATTGTAAGTTATGGTTCTTTGTGCAGAGAGTGAATCCACAATTAGTCTGGGGGCTATGGAAGTTGAAAAGCAGGCATCAACAAGAgacaaataaaataggaaaaagtacatggggcTCCCAAGTGTCCGGCTGGACTTGATGGTCACAATAATCAGCAAATTCCCTACCATGGTTCCcacataaaaaatgaagaagattaCAAATACTATCTTCCTTTTCATAGGATCTTGAGTCAATCCTAGCAGTATGAACTCAGTTACATTGCTAATTTTTTGCATTATTTCAGGCCAATTGGAGAAAGTGCAGGTtagaaataatctgaaaaaaaaaaaaaaaacattaaattagtGTTGCATTTTTGGAGGTCAAATCCATATGCTTGGTCATAGAAGTGCCACTTACCATTGGGTTATCCCTTACCTTCCATGTTGTCTTCATCTGAATAAAGTGGAGATCATAATATTTATTCACAAACTCTTTACCTGATTGCTTATggaaacaatgaaatatataaataattaaagaataCCTTATTCTTTAGGCATAGTAAACATTAATTTAGTGAATTTGAGCTGAGTGTCTTTCCTTATTTTACATCAAGGACCCATTGGGGTAGAATGTTGAAAAATGGAAACTATTGCATGATATACATAATGTGCTTTCATACTTTTTGACCTTGATAGTTCATTTATAAAGTATCTCCTAATAATATTCTGAGCAATCAAGCAATGTAGAAACTtttaacagtttttgtttttgtttttgttttgaatgaaatctatgagagagagagagagagaacaagcgtgAAGCAATATTTTAGCTGTGAACATTTGGTCAATTTGTCCAATCCATCATTAAATTTAAATCCATTACCTTGactaaatttatttccttttgcttaAACTCTCAACAATGTATAGTTGTTTACAGTTGTACATTCAGCTTCTATCATACagttttgtacttttaaaattatactataTTGTCCAAAGTGGAATTCTTCACATTGTCCAGTATTTTGATGGGTCTTTCCGCATATTTTCTTAAGACACAAGGAGAGACtgagacttttaaaataaaggatagATAGGGAATGTTTGGCATAAATCAAAATACTGTTtcaaatttcatattattttaagcaCCAGAGATTTGGACAATGAGCTAAAGAAACTACAAGTCATAGCTAAAATTTTTCATATGATTCTTGGAACATATGTTCTTGTAAGTCCCATGCCCTGACTTCAGTAAAAGATAGAAACAGGAAGggaaataatattcatttatctatAGCAAACTGAAAAAATCCTTTTCTGTCTTCATCACATATATTTCCCATATAAAGCACAATTAAATGTGTAAGTGCCAAGGCATTTAAGTATATTTACAACATGTATTACAGACAAAAGCataattttctcaaatataaatgGATCTCAGAGATCAGTTTTTGAAAACACAATCCATattgtgcctgggtagctcagctggttaaacattcAACTCtggatttccactcaggtcatgatctaagggttctggaatccagccccgtgctaggctctgtgctgagcatggagcctgtttaagattctatctctccctctccctctgtcccttcctctgcatTCCCCCcccaaacaaatcaacaaaataataataataataaaaagcagtgaaaatgaaaatgggcaaaagaactGACCTCAAAGGAACTCTTCTTATTAAACATAATGTGAaaagtttatcaatttctttcatagaaAAATACATTCAATTCAAATTGCAATTATATATCTTCTCGCTTATTTATTAACAAAATGACAGTTTTGATAAATGTCTCTTAACAAACAGTTCTGAAAATGATGTTGGACATAATTGATTCCACACATTCTTGGCAGGAGCTTAAAGGGATACAATCTTTGAGGGGGTGATTTTTAGCATTGATGATATTTCAGTGTAACATAGACACATGTCTAGTGTTTGCATTTGTTGCAAAAATCTCATTCATAGGCAGGAAGATCTTCACAGCAATCCTTTCCATGTTGACCAAAGTTAAGAAACAACTTCAATGCCCTCCAGAAGGAAGCTAAATGATTCAGGGATGGTATTGTATGTAATCATCAAACCAAGGAAagtggagattatatatatataatatatattatatatatatattatatatatatatataatattatatatatatataccatacacacacaatggtTTCTAAAATAAGTTGTAAAGTGGCAGAGTTCAGGACTATCTGTTGAAGATGGTAATGTTTTCACACACACATGAACTCATATCAATTATTGTATTTACAAGAGTATCCAGATAGCATATGTATGGCCTCAGGGTGGGGAAATAGTTTTCTTGGAATCAAAGTTAGGAGAATgacttaccttttaaaatattcccaTTGGTAGTTGAAAATCTGTCATAGTGATGCTGcaacaaaataaagctttttaaagacCTTCTTTTTGTAGATGGGTAATCACATTGGCATATTACTGGATGGTAACAGCTGTGTTCTGACATAGACCGCAGAAACAGCAAAGTTCCCAGGGCCAGAGTAAGATTTAAATGTCTGTGTGAGGGTGAGTCACTGTAGAGACAGTTCTGGACTCAAGGCTCATTCCCACATCATATCCCAACCACACTGCCATTCACTAC
It encodes:
- the LOC131822580 gene encoding olfactory receptor 4C11-like; amino-acid sequence: MQKISNVTEFILLGLTQDPMKRKIVFVIFFIFYVGTMVGNLLIIVTIKSSRTLGSPMYFFLFYLSLVDACFSTSIAPRLIVDSLSAQRTITYNECMTQVFALHFFGTMEVFVLILMAIDRYVAICKPLHYSTIMSQQFCTILIIIAWLGAFFHSIAEILLALKLPFCGPNLIDHYCCDLQPLLKLACMDTYLINLEWVSNSGTVCTGSFMILMISYIIILHSLRNHSAEGRKKALSTCISHIIVVILFFGPCTFIYARPPTTFPMDKMVTVFYTIGTPFLNPFIYTLRNAEVKNAMRKLWRITTTSESKR